In Anseongella ginsenosidimutans, one genomic interval encodes:
- the gpmI gene encoding 2,3-bisphosphoglycerate-independent phosphoglycerate mutase, with protein MINTSKKAVLIILDGWGYGRNDNSNAIFKANTPFFDQLIANYPNSRLQASGEAVGLPEGQMGNSEVGHLNIGAGRVVYQELVRINKAIREKQLDENAVLLDTIRYVKESGKKLHLIGLVSDGGVHSHIDHLKGLLTILKNHELSQVYIHAFTDGRDTDPKSGAGFIRELREHIKISTGTLASAIGRYYSMDRDNRWERVKLAYDLLVKGEGRAVECIQKGVEASYEEGITDEFLKPVYKVDENGNPRATIEDGDAVICFNFRTDRGREITRALTQEDFPDQDMKKLNLHYVTLTRYDNTFKGVKVIYEKDDLKMTLGEVLENAGKKQIRIAETEKYPHVTFFFSGGREKEFEGEKRLLVPSPKVATYDLQPEMSAEKITEAILPELENETADFVCLNFANTDMVGHTGVFGAVIQAAETVDHCTEKIVKAGMAHGYSFVIIADHGNADYMVNDDGSPNTAHSTNLVPCIVIDEQVTSVKDGKLGDVAPTILKLIGLEQPAAMTGEALV; from the coding sequence ATGATAAACACATCCAAAAAAGCAGTTCTTATTATTCTTGATGGTTGGGGTTACGGAAGAAACGATAATTCCAATGCAATCTTTAAAGCGAATACTCCTTTTTTCGATCAATTAATAGCAAATTACCCCAATTCCCGGCTTCAGGCTTCCGGCGAAGCAGTAGGCCTGCCCGAAGGCCAGATGGGAAACTCAGAAGTAGGGCATCTCAACATCGGGGCGGGAAGAGTGGTTTACCAGGAGCTGGTGCGGATCAATAAAGCGATCCGGGAGAAACAGCTTGACGAGAATGCCGTTTTACTCGATACCATCCGTTACGTCAAGGAAAGCGGGAAAAAGCTTCACCTGATAGGATTGGTTTCTGACGGGGGCGTTCACTCCCATATCGATCACCTGAAAGGCCTGCTTACGATTCTGAAAAATCACGAACTGAGCCAGGTATATATACATGCTTTTACCGACGGCAGGGATACCGATCCCAAATCAGGAGCAGGCTTTATCCGGGAGCTGCGCGAGCATATTAAGATCAGCACGGGCACGCTGGCGTCGGCCATCGGGAGGTATTATTCCATGGACAGGGACAACCGCTGGGAGCGGGTAAAACTCGCTTATGACCTCCTGGTAAAAGGCGAAGGGCGGGCAGTCGAATGCATACAAAAAGGGGTAGAAGCCTCTTATGAAGAAGGAATAACGGACGAGTTTTTAAAGCCTGTTTATAAGGTGGACGAAAATGGCAACCCCCGCGCAACCATCGAAGACGGCGATGCCGTTATCTGTTTTAACTTCCGTACCGATCGCGGAAGGGAGATTACCAGGGCCCTCACCCAGGAAGATTTTCCCGACCAGGACATGAAAAAGCTGAATCTGCATTACGTGACCCTGACGCGCTATGACAATACCTTCAAGGGAGTGAAAGTGATCTACGAAAAAGACGACCTTAAAATGACATTGGGCGAAGTGCTGGAAAATGCCGGGAAAAAGCAGATCAGGATTGCGGAAACTGAAAAGTACCCTCATGTTACTTTCTTTTTCTCCGGAGGCCGGGAAAAGGAATTCGAGGGTGAGAAACGCCTGCTTGTCCCTTCGCCCAAGGTAGCCACCTATGATCTTCAGCCGGAAATGAGCGCCGAAAAAATCACGGAAGCCATCCTTCCTGAACTGGAGAACGAAACCGCTGACTTCGTGTGCCTTAACTTTGCCAATACCGACATGGTAGGTCATACCGGGGTATTCGGGGCGGTTATCCAGGCAGCGGAAACGGTTGACCACTGCACGGAAAAGATCGTAAAAGCAGGCATGGCTCATGGTTATTCCTTCGTGATCATTGCCGACCATGGAAACGCCGATTACATGGTCAATGACGACGGATCACCGAATACGGCCCATTCCACCAACCTGGTTCCCTGTATAGTGATAGACGAACAGGTGACCTCGGTTAAAGACGGAAAGTTAGGGGATGTAGCGCCGACTATTTTAAAACTCATCGGACTGGAGCAACCTGCTGCTATGACTGGAGAAGCGCTGGTTTAA
- the ggpS gene encoding glucosylglycerol-phosphate synthase, with the protein MLLATDLDGTFLGGKSVDKLKLYRLIRDNEDIRLAFVTGRGVESVLPLLNDSLIPNPDYIISDVGATLLNGRTLEPIEPIQSLIEKKWPGKLLFRKKLRKVKGLTYQEVPQQRRCSFYYEDNLALDEVKKLAAEYECDVLLSAGKYLDILPGGINKGHTLKQLVKMMGFPEDQVLVAGDTMNDLSLYETGYKGVVVGAAEKALSQSTSGKENVYQAKSPGAGGILEAMQHFSEFKSFYREPERVPVTKAHGEETQLLMVYHRLPYEKREINGQVKRVPPKSPNGIIPSLLGFFEDGRSGAWIAWEEHSRKQPVGSTKNYIDEEKYPNLIASAVPLGKKDIDIFYKVFSKEAFWPVIFSFIDKAKFNHDHWETYLKVNRLFAERVAEEADHEALVWIHEYNLWMVPGYLRALRPDLKIGFFHHTAFPPADIFNIIPWRRDIIGSLLQCDFLSFHIPRYIENFVDVVKSHAPVTVHSQVNAASQFLTYSCALGIDKMTKEIEVAGKKIRLGAQPVGVNVANIKRIYQEDKTQKQIAELLKRTKGKRIILSIERLDYVKGPLEKIRAFAEFLEEYPEFHGKIELINICTPPAQGMKIYDKIQVELDQAIGKINGRYSSLEWTPIRYFFRSVPFEEVITYYAIADVAWITPLRDGLNLVAKEYIAVQGQKEKPSGALVLSEFAGASVELPYAILTNPYDSKNLKETLLHALTMDENERSLRMERLYETVSYYDVQRWGKEFMEELEKAVQ; encoded by the coding sequence ATGTTACTTGCAACCGATCTGGACGGCACCTTTCTCGGCGGGAAAAGTGTCGACAAATTAAAACTATACCGTCTTATCAGGGACAATGAAGATATCAGGCTGGCTTTTGTCACCGGCCGCGGCGTGGAGAGTGTACTTCCGCTTCTCAATGATTCCCTGATCCCGAATCCCGACTATATCATCTCGGATGTGGGGGCTACCCTGCTGAACGGCCGTACGCTCGAACCCATAGAACCCATCCAATCCCTTATCGAAAAGAAATGGCCGGGAAAGCTGCTTTTCCGGAAAAAACTACGGAAGGTCAAAGGCCTTACCTACCAGGAAGTGCCCCAGCAGCGGCGCTGTTCCTTTTATTACGAAGACAACCTGGCCCTGGACGAAGTAAAGAAACTCGCCGCAGAATACGAATGCGACGTATTGTTATCGGCCGGAAAATACCTGGACATTCTTCCGGGCGGCATCAATAAGGGGCATACGCTAAAGCAGCTGGTTAAAATGATGGGTTTTCCCGAAGACCAGGTACTGGTTGCCGGCGATACCATGAACGACCTTTCCCTTTACGAAACCGGTTACAAGGGAGTCGTTGTGGGGGCGGCCGAAAAAGCCCTAAGCCAGTCTACATCCGGGAAGGAAAATGTGTATCAGGCCAAAAGTCCCGGCGCCGGTGGAATATTGGAAGCCATGCAGCACTTTTCCGAATTCAAGTCATTCTACCGGGAGCCTGAGCGTGTCCCGGTAACAAAAGCCCACGGCGAGGAAACGCAGCTGCTGATGGTTTATCATCGCCTGCCTTATGAAAAGCGGGAAATAAACGGGCAGGTAAAGCGCGTCCCTCCCAAGAGCCCCAACGGCATTATTCCTTCCTTGCTTGGATTTTTCGAGGACGGGCGTTCCGGCGCCTGGATTGCCTGGGAAGAACATAGCCGCAAACAGCCTGTCGGGAGTACAAAAAACTACATTGATGAAGAGAAGTATCCCAACCTGATCGCTTCAGCCGTTCCGCTGGGGAAAAAGGATATTGATATATTTTATAAGGTATTCTCAAAGGAAGCCTTCTGGCCGGTCATTTTCTCGTTCATTGACAAGGCAAAGTTCAACCACGATCATTGGGAAACCTACCTGAAGGTCAACCGCCTCTTTGCCGAACGGGTAGCCGAGGAAGCCGACCACGAGGCGCTGGTCTGGATCCACGAATACAACCTCTGGATGGTGCCGGGATACCTGCGGGCCCTGCGGCCGGATCTCAAGATCGGCTTCTTTCATCATACCGCCTTCCCCCCGGCCGATATTTTTAATATAATACCCTGGCGAAGGGATATCATCGGCAGCCTGCTGCAATGCGACTTCCTGAGCTTCCATATCCCGCGCTATATCGAAAATTTCGTGGACGTGGTAAAAAGCCATGCCCCCGTAACGGTCCACTCCCAGGTAAACGCCGCCAGCCAGTTCCTTACTTACAGCTGTGCGCTGGGGATTGATAAAATGACCAAGGAAATTGAAGTAGCCGGTAAAAAGATCCGCCTTGGAGCCCAGCCTGTCGGCGTGAACGTAGCGAATATAAAACGCATTTACCAGGAAGATAAAACGCAGAAGCAGATTGCCGAACTTTTAAAACGAACGAAGGGAAAACGCATTATTCTTTCCATTGAGCGCCTGGACTACGTGAAAGGCCCGCTGGAAAAGATCCGCGCTTTCGCTGAGTTTCTCGAAGAGTACCCGGAGTTCCACGGAAAGATCGAACTCATTAATATATGCACCCCGCCGGCACAGGGGATGAAGATCTATGACAAGATACAGGTAGAACTCGATCAGGCGATCGGAAAGATAAACGGCCGTTATTCCAGCCTTGAATGGACGCCCATCCGTTATTTCTTCCGTTCCGTCCCTTTCGAGGAGGTCATCACTTATTACGCCATCGCCGATGTGGCCTGGATCACACCTCTCCGGGACGGGCTCAACCTGGTGGCCAAGGAATATATTGCCGTACAGGGGCAGAAGGAAAAACCCTCCGGCGCATTGGTATTGTCAGAATTTGCGGGCGCTTCGGTGGAACTTCCCTATGCCATCCTGACCAATCCTTACGATAGCAAAAACCTGAAAGAAACGCTTCTTCACGCGCTTACCATGGACGAAAACGAACGGTCCCTGCGCATGGAACGGCTTTACGAAACGGTAAGCTATTATGACGTGCAGCGCTGGGGAAAGGAATTTATGGAAGAATTGGAGAAGGCAGTTCAATAA
- a CDS encoding SDR family oxidoreductase, translating into MELKGKTVLITGASSGIGKACAERFAEEGANLVLGARQYVALCAITRELEEKYGIRAVAVQTDVSREEDCRLFVEQALSTFGGIDVLVNNAGISMRALFRDLDLAVLRKVMDVNFWGTVYCTKYALPAIIESRGSVVGVSSIAGYKGLPGRTGYSASKFAVQGFMESLRIENLRKGVHVMVACPGFTASNIRNTALVADGSLQGRSSMEEGSMMSAEEVAGLIVRGVQQRRRDLIITGQGRLTVFMSRFFPKLTDRLVYKHFTKEKDPLIK; encoded by the coding sequence ATGGAGCTAAAAGGGAAAACCGTCCTTATTACCGGCGCATCCTCGGGTATCGGGAAAGCTTGCGCCGAGCGGTTTGCAGAAGAAGGGGCAAACCTGGTGCTGGGAGCCAGGCAGTACGTAGCGCTTTGCGCCATCACCCGCGAATTGGAAGAAAAATACGGTATCCGGGCGGTGGCCGTTCAAACGGATGTATCCAGGGAAGAAGATTGCCGGCTGTTTGTGGAACAGGCCCTGAGTACGTTCGGCGGAATAGATGTTCTGGTAAATAATGCCGGGATCAGTATGCGGGCTTTGTTCCGGGATCTTGATCTGGCGGTTTTGCGCAAAGTGATGGACGTGAACTTCTGGGGAACTGTTTACTGCACCAAGTATGCTTTGCCTGCTATTATTGAAAGCCGGGGTTCTGTGGTTGGCGTTTCTTCTATTGCAGGTTACAAGGGGTTGCCGGGCCGCACGGGCTATTCGGCCTCGAAGTTTGCCGTGCAGGGATTTATGGAATCGCTCCGCATTGAGAATCTCCGGAAGGGCGTCCATGTAATGGTGGCCTGTCCGGGTTTTACGGCCTCGAATATCCGTAATACCGCCCTGGTAGCCGATGGTTCACTACAGGGACGTTCCTCGATGGAAGAAGGCAGCATGATGAGCGCGGAGGAGGTTGCCGGGCTGATCGTGAGAGGGGTCCAGCAGCGCAGGCGCGACCTGATCATTACCGGGCAGGGGCGCCTGACAGTTTTTATGAGCCGCTTTTTCCCAAAACTGACCGACCGCCTGGTGTATAAACATTTTACAAAAGAAAAAGACCCGCTGATTAAATAA
- a CDS encoding esterase-like activity of phytase family protein: protein MRAVRRKINLLLFVILLCQACQEGTELPPLEPQYPYPEEFVSLSGQEVIARNRKGTGVFNGGFGSSIVAVPGEEGAFYLLTDRGPVVDAANPDEKVFIAKRFNPHIAKYKLAGDSMRMSLRISLNMPAGEASGIPNPPVNDVPGLGATGEIALDTLGRVIEPDPNGIDPEGLAVARDGTFWVSEEYGPSLLHFSGGGQLLEKLTPFEADSDAILLPRVFARRQAGRGLEGLTFTTDGKRLAAIMQAPLNNPNAAAGAGSQNTRILLIDPETGESVQYIYPMLNDGTLVCDIRAISNTSFLVLERDDKLPGDPADPARYKHIYLVDISEASDISDPENGEAGKLVNGKTMEELSEAELASAGIKTVSKELLVDLLKEFPDYPHDKPEGLALISSRKIAVINDDDYGIRSQAPADGSYVPKILPLSETIDRTMIYFIELPSPILP from the coding sequence ATGCGAGCGGTTCGACGGAAAATCAATCTTTTATTATTTGTTATCCTTTTATGTCAGGCTTGCCAGGAAGGTACGGAACTTCCGCCCCTTGAACCGCAATATCCTTATCCGGAAGAGTTTGTTTCCCTGTCCGGCCAGGAGGTCATTGCCCGTAACCGAAAAGGGACTGGCGTTTTTAACGGCGGGTTCGGCTCTTCGATAGTCGCTGTTCCGGGCGAAGAGGGGGCTTTCTACCTGCTGACGGACCGCGGACCTGTGGTGGATGCGGCCAACCCGGATGAAAAAGTGTTCATCGCAAAGAGATTCAACCCGCATATTGCGAAATACAAGCTGGCCGGTGATTCCATGCGCATGTCTCTCCGGATCAGCCTGAATATGCCGGCAGGAGAGGCAAGCGGGATACCTAATCCGCCGGTAAATGATGTTCCCGGCCTGGGGGCTACGGGAGAAATCGCACTTGATACGCTGGGGCGCGTAATTGAGCCGGATCCCAATGGAATCGATCCCGAAGGGCTGGCGGTTGCCCGGGACGGCACCTTTTGGGTGAGCGAGGAGTACGGACCTTCTCTTCTTCATTTTTCGGGCGGCGGGCAATTGCTTGAAAAGCTGACGCCCTTTGAAGCCGATTCTGATGCAATCCTGCTGCCAAGGGTTTTTGCCCGGCGGCAGGCTGGAAGGGGCCTGGAGGGATTGACCTTTACTACTGACGGGAAACGACTGGCAGCTATTATGCAGGCGCCGCTGAATAACCCGAATGCGGCGGCAGGGGCGGGCTCGCAGAATACCAGGATTCTGCTGATCGATCCGGAAACCGGGGAAAGCGTCCAGTATATTTACCCCATGCTGAATGACGGTACACTTGTTTGCGACATCAGGGCTATCAGTAATACTTCATTCCTGGTGCTGGAAAGGGATGATAAGTTGCCCGGCGACCCCGCAGACCCCGCCCGCTATAAGCACATTTACCTGGTGGATATTTCAGAGGCAAGCGATATTTCGGACCCCGAGAACGGAGAAGCGGGAAAATTGGTCAACGGAAAGACCATGGAAGAGCTAAGCGAAGCGGAACTCGCTTCAGCAGGCATAAAAACCGTTTCCAAGGAACTCCTGGTGGATCTGCTGAAGGAATTCCCGGATTATCCACATGATAAACCGGAGGGGCTTGCCCTGATCAGCAGCCGGAAGATCGCTGTGATTAATGATGACGATTATGGCATCCGTTCACAAGCGCCTGCTGACGGAAGCTACGTACCAAAGATACTTCCGCTTAGCGAAACCATTGACAGGACGATGATCTATTTTATTGAACTGCCTTCTCCAATTCTTCCATAA
- the smc gene encoding chromosome segregation protein SMC, which produces MKLTSLEIKGFKSFGDKVIINFDVGVTSIVGPNGCGKSNVVDAIRWVLGEQSTRMLRSEKMENVIFNGTSSRKPSNLAEVSLSFDNTRNVLPTEFSQVTITRKLYRSGDSEYRLNDVQCRLKDITDLFLDTGIGPDSYSIIELKMIEEILNNKDNSRRALFEEASGISKYKVRKKQTLNKLKDTESDLSRVEDLLFEIEKNLKTLENQAKKAERFYRLKDQYKETSVALASFRIHAFRQSLEELQKQEQQQQDELLRLQTESQKLEAVLQEEKRLSLQKEKNLSVQQKATNEYVASIRQYESEKKLKNEQLKFRQEKESRLLAELSSDKLWMERSRENIIQLETGRETESNLLAAAEQQLSVLKARLEALREDHRESRIRLEEAGTEAKRLQEEAYQAEKEKDILTIQAQTLEQELQRTTSDAREKEDELQGFSASISRLDKLVREREQLLQEALETEENLVARLLQTEEEIRETKEKTAVSGRLRDAKQNEYHLTKSLVDNLEGYPESIKFLRKNAGWAKKAPLLSDILFCREAYRIAIENYLEPYMNYYVVESYKEAMQAISLLSDASRGRANFFVLEAFKEYEALPPVEIKDLLPALEIIESEEKYQPLCHYLLQGVYLLSKEKEAGFDPEAYPVTVLSESGKYAKGKFSISGGFVGLFEGKRIGRARNLEVLQKEIKKLDTQLEELASKTGELEQQYIRLKESTKKKEIADLRTELSRYSNELLTLQTKESQYREFIGSSALRKEDIVQKLSQYRDSLAELQPRLQVLEEEKLQAGSRQLRAQEDFKEVSDKVNAVSGEFNQQNIQFHQQKNKLDGLLKDLDYKQADVERYQERIEKNTAELDSTRKGIAELLQMEDGADEDLQSMYSQKEEMEKGLREAEEDHYATKGNISQVEEQLSLLRRRKEQADFLSSELKDKKTQLKIDLNSLKERLSVNFNIDIEDLLEQEETPQGDEGELAAKAEKLKNQLDNFGAINPMAMEAFNEMNERYQFISREKNDLLEAKASLLSTIGEIDDTARHQFLAAFNQIKENFRNVFRSLFNQEDSCDLFLVKPDEPLESEIEIVARPKGKKPLSINQLSGGEKTLTATAILFSLYLLKPAPFCIFDEVDAPLDDTNIDKFNNIIREFSKDSQFIVVTHNKRTIASTDVIYGVTMVEQGISRVVPVDLRGLETAAAV; this is translated from the coding sequence ATGAAGCTTACATCGCTGGAAATTAAGGGCTTCAAAAGTTTTGGAGACAAGGTAATCATTAATTTTGACGTAGGGGTTACCTCCATCGTAGGGCCAAACGGCTGTGGAAAGTCAAATGTAGTGGACGCCATCCGCTGGGTTTTGGGCGAGCAAAGCACCCGCATGCTTCGTTCCGAAAAAATGGAAAACGTTATCTTTAACGGAACATCCAGCCGCAAACCCAGTAACCTTGCCGAAGTTTCCCTCAGCTTTGACAACACGAGGAATGTCCTTCCGACGGAATTCAGCCAGGTCACGATTACCCGCAAGCTGTACCGCAGCGGCGACAGCGAATACCGCCTGAATGATGTGCAATGCCGATTAAAGGACATTACCGACCTTTTTCTGGATACAGGCATCGGCCCGGATTCTTACTCCATCATTGAGCTTAAAATGATCGAAGAGATCCTGAACAACAAGGATAATTCCAGGCGCGCCCTCTTTGAAGAAGCTTCAGGTATCTCTAAATATAAAGTTCGTAAAAAGCAAACACTTAATAAGTTAAAAGATACCGAGTCTGACCTTTCCCGGGTAGAAGACCTTCTTTTCGAAATTGAAAAGAACCTAAAGACCCTTGAAAACCAGGCAAAGAAAGCCGAACGGTTCTACCGCCTCAAAGACCAGTACAAAGAAACGAGCGTAGCCCTTGCCTCTTTCCGCATCCATGCCTTTCGCCAGTCCCTGGAGGAACTTCAAAAGCAGGAACAGCAGCAGCAGGATGAACTGCTGCGCCTTCAAACCGAAAGCCAGAAACTGGAAGCGGTATTGCAGGAAGAAAAACGCCTGAGCCTGCAGAAGGAAAAAAACCTTTCCGTACAGCAGAAAGCCACCAACGAATACGTAGCCTCCATCAGGCAGTACGAAAGCGAAAAGAAACTAAAGAACGAACAGCTGAAGTTCCGGCAGGAAAAAGAATCGCGTCTGCTGGCCGAGCTTTCCAGCGATAAACTCTGGATGGAGCGCAGCCGGGAAAATATTATCCAGCTGGAAACCGGGAGAGAAACCGAAAGCAACCTGCTGGCAGCAGCGGAGCAGCAGCTTTCGGTCCTGAAAGCCCGCCTGGAAGCCTTACGCGAAGATCACCGGGAAAGCAGGATCCGGCTTGAAGAGGCCGGAACGGAAGCAAAACGCCTCCAGGAAGAAGCCTACCAGGCGGAGAAGGAAAAGGATATCCTGACAATACAGGCCCAAACACTTGAACAGGAATTGCAGCGCACCACCAGCGACGCAAGGGAAAAAGAAGACGAGCTGCAGGGATTCAGCGCTTCCATTTCCAGGCTGGACAAGCTGGTACGCGAAAGGGAACAGCTCCTGCAGGAGGCGCTTGAAACGGAAGAGAACCTGGTCGCCCGCCTGCTGCAAACCGAAGAAGAGATCAGGGAGACAAAGGAGAAAACGGCCGTTTCAGGACGTTTGCGGGATGCAAAACAAAATGAATACCACCTTACCAAGAGCCTGGTTGATAACCTGGAAGGCTACCCGGAATCCATAAAATTCCTCCGGAAAAACGCCGGATGGGCGAAAAAGGCCCCCCTTCTTTCTGATATCCTGTTTTGCAGGGAGGCCTACCGGATAGCGATTGAGAATTACCTGGAGCCTTACATGAACTATTATGTAGTGGAAAGCTACAAGGAGGCCATGCAGGCGATTTCCCTTCTTAGCGATGCTTCCAGAGGCCGGGCTAATTTTTTCGTACTGGAAGCATTCAAAGAGTATGAAGCCTTGCCTCCGGTGGAAATAAAGGACTTACTCCCCGCGCTGGAAATCATCGAAAGCGAAGAAAAATACCAGCCCCTGTGCCACTATCTTCTTCAGGGCGTCTATCTACTTTCCAAAGAGAAGGAAGCTGGCTTTGATCCGGAAGCTTACCCGGTGACGGTTCTCAGCGAGTCGGGAAAATACGCAAAGGGAAAATTCAGTATTTCCGGCGGATTCGTCGGGTTATTTGAGGGTAAACGCATTGGCCGGGCAAGGAACCTGGAGGTATTGCAAAAAGAGATCAAAAAACTAGATACCCAGCTCGAAGAACTCGCATCAAAAACAGGGGAACTGGAACAGCAATACATCCGGCTGAAAGAAAGCACGAAAAAGAAAGAAATTGCCGATCTCCGCACGGAACTGAGCCGCTATTCAAACGAATTACTTACCCTGCAAACGAAAGAAAGCCAGTACCGGGAATTTATCGGCAGCAGCGCGCTCCGGAAGGAAGACATTGTTCAGAAGCTCAGCCAATACCGTGATTCTCTCGCGGAGCTGCAGCCCCGGCTGCAGGTACTTGAAGAAGAAAAGCTGCAGGCCGGCAGCAGGCAGCTCCGGGCCCAGGAAGACTTCAAAGAAGTCAGCGACAAGGTAAACGCGGTTTCGGGCGAATTCAACCAGCAGAATATCCAGTTTCACCAGCAAAAAAATAAGCTGGACGGCTTACTGAAGGACCTGGACTATAAACAGGCCGATGTGGAGCGCTACCAGGAACGGATAGAAAAAAATACCGCTGAGCTGGACAGTACCCGCAAAGGAATTGCAGAATTGCTGCAGATGGAAGACGGAGCGGATGAAGACCTTCAGTCCATGTACAGCCAAAAGGAGGAAATGGAAAAGGGCCTCCGGGAAGCGGAAGAAGATCACTATGCCACCAAGGGGAATATCAGCCAGGTGGAAGAGCAGCTTAGCCTGCTGCGGCGCCGGAAGGAACAGGCTGACTTTCTTTCTTCCGAACTGAAGGATAAAAAAACACAATTAAAAATAGACCTCAACTCGCTGAAGGAAAGATTATCGGTCAATTTTAACATTGATATCGAAGACCTGCTGGAACAGGAAGAAACACCTCAGGGCGATGAAGGAGAACTGGCGGCAAAAGCCGAAAAACTAAAAAATCAGCTCGATAATTTCGGCGCCATTAACCCCATGGCAATGGAAGCGTTCAATGAAATGAATGAGCGTTACCAATTCATTTCCAGGGAGAAAAACGATCTTCTTGAAGCCAAGGCTTCTTTGCTGAGTACTATTGGGGAGATTGACGATACGGCAAGGCATCAGTTCCTGGCAGCCTTTAATCAGATCAAGGAGAATTTCCGGAACGTATTTCGTTCGCTTTTCAACCAGGAGGATTCCTGCGATCTTTTCCTGGTAAAGCCGGACGAGCCCCTGGAGTCGGAAATAGAGATCGTGGCCCGGCCTAAAGGAAAGAAACCGCTTTCCATTAACCAGCTGTCCGGCGGGGAAAAAACACTGACCGCCACAGCCATTCTCTTCTCCTTGTACCTGCTCAAGCCGGCTCCTTTCTGTATTTTTGATGAAGTAGATGCTCCCCTGGATGATACCAATATTGACAAGTTCAATAATATTATCCGGGAGTTCTCCAAAGACTCCCAATTCATTGTGGTGACTCACAATAAACGTACGATTGCCAGCACGGATGTGATCTACGGGGTAACAATGGTAGAGCAGGGAATCTCCAGGGTGGTGCCGGTAGACCTCCGGGGCCTTGAGACGGCAGCCGCTGTATAA
- a CDS encoding NAD(P)H-dependent glycerol-3-phosphate dehydrogenase yields the protein MNKFHRITISGGGSWATALTKIFAESGVHVCWHLRSDAHVEQIREKGRNPNYLSYLELPMENIHPVSDFEEAARAADHILFAIPSAYLEASLGKTDPELLQDKKVIVSIKGVVTSDNLLPTDYLSQRFQLEDSSLAVIGGPCHAEEIAMERKTYVTVASRNNELAETVAGSITSHYIRTVINNDPLGVEYSAILKNVIGIACGIAHGLNYGDNFQAVIVSNALREIKHFLEIMHPLERDLSQSAYFGDLLVTAYSEFSRNRTFGHMIGRGYTVQLAHMQMNMVAEGYFAVKGIYDMSRQIGLEMPLVSAVYRILYNHISPYIEFKLLENKLI from the coding sequence TTGAATAAGTTCCATCGCATTACTATTTCGGGAGGAGGAAGCTGGGCAACTGCTTTAACAAAGATCTTTGCGGAAAGCGGCGTGCATGTTTGCTGGCACCTGCGCTCCGATGCTCACGTAGAACAGATCCGGGAAAAAGGAAGAAACCCCAATTACCTGAGCTACCTGGAGCTTCCCATGGAGAATATCCATCCCGTATCAGATTTTGAAGAAGCAGCCCGGGCGGCCGATCATATCCTGTTTGCAATTCCATCCGCTTACCTGGAAGCAAGTCTTGGCAAAACCGATCCGGAACTGCTGCAGGATAAAAAAGTGATCGTGTCCATTAAGGGCGTTGTCACTAGCGATAATCTCCTGCCTACCGATTATTTAAGCCAGCGTTTCCAGCTGGAAGATTCCAGCCTGGCAGTGATCGGAGGCCCCTGCCATGCGGAAGAAATTGCCATGGAAAGAAAAACGTATGTGACTGTTGCTTCGCGAAACAATGAACTCGCCGAAACGGTCGCCGGTTCCATCACCTCGCATTACATCCGGACGGTCATCAATAACGATCCCCTGGGGGTAGAATATTCAGCCATTCTAAAAAACGTGATCGGCATAGCCTGCGGTATTGCCCACGGGCTTAACTACGGAGATAACTTCCAGGCGGTGATCGTGTCCAATGCCTTACGGGAAATCAAACATTTCCTGGAAATTATGCATCCGCTGGAACGGGATTTGTCGCAATCAGCTTATTTCGGCGACTTGCTGGTTACGGCCTATTCGGAGTTCAGCCGCAACCGTACGTTCGGGCATATGATAGGGCGCGGATATACCGTGCAGCTGGCGCATATGCAAATGAACATGGTGGCCGAGGGCTATTTCGCCGTAAAGGGAATTTACGATATGTCCAGGCAAATCGGGCTGGAAATGCCTCTTGTATCTGCGGTTTACCGCATACTTTATAATCATATATCTCCATACATCGAATTCAAGTTGCTGGAGAATAAACTTATTTGA